From the genome of Trachemys scripta elegans isolate TJP31775 chromosome 2, CAS_Tse_1.0, whole genome shotgun sequence:
GAGTAAAATTAATcctttccttttcatcaaagaaagGTTGTTCTGAAAATAAGAGACTAATATTTTGCCTCCAAAGGAGAGATACTTTAAAggttttgattatttgttttgcaCAATCACTCAATTTCGGTTTCAGTATAAAGacttgttttaatttcttgttctttcttgtgttCAATCAATAAACTTTAAACTTTACAATAAACCCAAGACCCCTTGTATCACTGTCTTTTTCTGTTGGACAGTGAAAGAATTTATAACACCTTCAACTCTTTTGACCCTTGAAATTTAACACACCTCCTCTCAAAATATTACTCTTACGGGGTGTGTAACTTTTTTGACAATGAGTAAAACAGCATTGGTGTCTTTTCATTGTTGCCATGGTAAAGGGCTGATGAgcagcttttttggggggggagtggTGCTGTTTAAATTTTTCATGCCAGCTTTTCAAGGCTGGTTTAAACACATGTCCTTTGCCCAGATGCCATGACAATGGGCACatttaaaagaacaacaacaaagctCTCATCAGAGAGAAGCCGAGAGATGTTCTCCCTAAAACTACAGCAGTTCCTAAAACTGGAATTGCAGTTCTCTTCAGCTGAAATGCTGTGCCGCTCTGGCAGTGAGAGAAAACAGTGACATCCAGTGGTGAGATATGGGAGCTGGTTGGTGCTTACGGTTCCATGTAGGTTTAAGCTTTGTTACAGTGATAGGAGTTGGACTAAAAATGACTAAAACAAGCTGGACTTTCCCTGCGGTTCTAGTGAGAACAGTCAGCGTACAAGCAGGAGTGAATCACTGGGGAGTTGCAGTGTTAAATGAGCCTTAGAGGGACAAGAGGAGGAACAAATCAGTTACCTGAGGGCTACATTACTTGCCCATGTTTTATGCCTCAAGAACTGTGTGTTTAAAAGTGAGATTTGAAACTCCTGCACCAAGGCTGACTTGAGGCTTTGAAATACCTAATGCCTCTTTATGTGTGTTATCTTAACAGCCCAGTGCTGCATCCATGCCCATCatccaaaccaaaaataaatatcccCACTTGCTACGTGTCCCAGAAATGCTGCTGAGGCAGCAGTGTGGGAACTGCCAGACATGACACACACAGATAAGAGCCAACAGGATACGATTCCCACACAAGGGTAACGGATGTATTTCTCAGTGAACAGCTGGATCCTAGATCCTTCTGGAAAAAATTCCATGCAGCAATCAGTCCTGGAGCCTGAAGCAACTGACTGTAGCATCAAAGATATCTGAGTCTGGGGCATGGAGACTGGGGAAGAAGGTGGTGAAGGAATTCCTTCCATGTGAGTCTTCCAGCAGGGATAGGCAGATTTGTCATAGAgttttaagcccagaagggatcattagatcttctagtgcagtggttctcaaagccagtccgccgcttgttcagggaaagcccctgccgggccgggctggttcgtttacctgccgcatccgcaggttcggccgattgtggctcccactggccgcggttcgccgctccaggtcaatgagggctgcgggaaatggtgcaggccgagggatgcgctggccaccgcttcccgcagcccccattggcctggagcggcaaaccacagccagtgggagccgcgatcggccgaacctgcggacgcagcacaTAAACAAACCATCGCAGCCCttcaggggcttttcctgaacaagcagtggaccggctttgagagccactgatctagtctgaccttttctATATCACAGGTCACCAACCCCACCCAGCACCGGGTACTCTAAACCCAATTTGTTTTAGCTGGGCTCATGCTACCATGGTAAAAATAGTGGTGTGAACAACATTGTGGTACTGGTGGAGGCTCAGGCCAGCCTACCCCCTTTGTCCAAACTCAATGGCTCGCCCAAGCCTCAACTAGTgctgcagctatttttagtgcacacGTGTGAGCCCTGCTAGCTGTCTTAGACAgcctgtctacctgggctgggatgctcactcccagctgcagtgtagacataccctaagactttTGTGGGCCAGATCTGCAGTTGAGGCAAaccagcataactccactgaagtcagtagccaAACTCAAGAAATCAGAAGTCAGTGGCACGACAACTGTTCATCCCTGTTGAGGATCTGGCTGTGTAACTTTGTCTATTGGATATACATACACCTCAGGCTTCACCTTCCCATCAACCTCTTACAAGCCTACAGCCAGCAGAGCAGCATACTCAGCGGCCCAAAGTCTGGCATGACGTCTGCATATTGTTTTAATAGCAGGTGCTGCCATAAATGTTACTAAAGTCCAAAGCTCTTAGTTGAAATGTAACTTCCACAATGATTTTACTAGGAAAGAGCAGAGATGTGTGTCTGTTAGCTAGTGCGCCTTCAGTTAAAACTGAGCGTGGTGAACAACAGATGTCTTCTATCTGTCTGGGTGTTAGTACCGTCACACAGCTGAGGAAAGATCAAAAGGTGATGTGTGCATCGACTCCCAGCAGATGGGATACATCTGTTTTGGACAGTTGCCATTAAGCAATTCTCAGTGCTGCCAGGAGTCATGCGTTAAAGTGATCTTGGTGTATTTAATGTAGGCACagatagggccggctccagcttttttgccgccccaagtggcgaagtggaaaacaaaaaaaaaaagataaaaccaatgagcagcacttcggcggcagctcaatctcGCCTCttcattcttctgcggcaattcggtggcgggtcctttgctccctctcttcctctttggcggcacttcggcagcagctcaaagaggaagagagggactgagggacctgccgccgaagacccggaccgtgccgcccctttccattggccaccccaggcacttgcttccttcactggtgcctagagccggccctgggtacagAATCCTGGACTGGCTTCAGAAATTAGTGACAAAGGCCCAGCTCCCCAAAGGGATATAGGTGTTGCAACtctcagcatcacagcaaaatcacaggaacagcacTGTGATTCACGAAGTCTGAGTtaggcagctgggctccctgcacgCTGAATGGGGAGAGTGCAGCACCTTAGAAtgcgatccacaaaagccagcaggctGGGTGGGAGGCAGCTGAGCTATCTGCCAACCAGAGGGGCCTGGGCGGTACATATAAGAGGCTTGGGGAGGCTCCCCAAAAGAGGTTGGCAATGCAGACAGGCAAATGCTATGGATGCAGCGCGGGTCACTTCCCTTTGGCAGCGTGCCGGCCCACTGCTTTGGGAGTGCTGGAAGTGAAGCTCCTTAGACGTGTGGGTGGGGCACCAGTGCCCGGACCGTGGCCCTACCCATGATCTGCCCTGCCCCTGTTCTGCCTCTTTCCTCTAGGTGCAGCCTGCCCTCTacttgctcctctctgctgctcccctgcttcctgtcaggggaaaaggtggagtgggggcagggccttgggggggggcGGAGTCACAATCTAGGAACCGGTGGcccccccacttctagggagcttccagcgCTCACATATAAGCCTCTCTCAATGGAAGACATACTTGCCACCTatgcagaggaggaggggaatgtAGTGCCTCCCCTGTCTCAGAGATAGGTGCCCATCTCTGCTAGTGATCCACGAATGAGAACCAGCTGCCTGGAATGAGGCAACCTAGGCATCTAAGTTGTTTCTTGGGGGAATGAATTAGGGACCTGGCTTGCGCCATataaaatggctggaggaggtggtggtacCCACCCTTTaaccctgggaggcaggagactcctgttcaaatccttcccCACTCTCACAGGCAGAGAGGAAAATTGAATCTGacagcggggagggatagcttagtggtttgagcattagcctgctaaaccagagttgtgagttcaatcctcaatgGGGctatttaggggtctggggcaaaataatctgtcagggacagtatttggtcctgctagtgaaggcaggggactggactcaatgacctttcaaggtcccttctagttctatgaacTTGTGTCTGCCACACCCCAGCTGAGTGctataaccactgggctaaatgcTATAAGGTGGGCCCCTCTAGTAGTGGCCAAATTTTGAATGGGTCCTGATCCTACCAGCTTGGGTCCTGCATGTGACAAAGGGGCCAAATGCTTGTCATCCCAGGCTGTGTGAATCGCTCTGGGGCCTAGGCAAGAGATAGGCATCTGGATACCTAGAGGGAGGCAGTAGGATGTCCATaggcagaaatgtaggtgcctaggGATCTTTTACCCTGATAATTTAGTCACTAATTAGGCGCCTACAGGATTTGGTAGGAGTTTTGTGGGATGAcaatggagcctaaaactgggacttaggcacctaaaccccagatttcaacacctgaatacctttgtggatcaggGTCAAAGTGCCATCAGTGCTATGTTGCTTCTCATCCTCGCTCTTTCCCGCCATCAGTTTTCCATTGCATTTGGAGACACTGGTGGAAGCCCTGTAGGCTGTGCTAACACGAATCGTCtaaaggagaagaggagagagcagGCCAAAGAAGGTTGGGAACCTCAGAAATGTCCACACATCCACCTCTTAGAAAACAATGACAAACAGCCTTTCAATTTGTTATGTAAAGGGCTTGTCTAGGCAGTTTTAAAGCTCACAGTTCAGCACCTTCAACAAACAGTAAAGGTTAGAAAAATAATAAAGCCACAAATAGAGCTCTCAAAACCCAGGCCCAGTCCTGGCATCTGACACCCAAATATgggaagagagaaatatttttgacTATCAAACGGCAATATATTGATGAAGTATGATTTCTTTATGCTAGTATAGCATGTGTGCATACATATGTATGTATATCTAGAGAGAGGCGGTGAATCTACTGAGAGAAGCTTATTATCCTGTAGATTTTCATTTCTCTATCTCCTATGCTCACACTATTTTCCTTTGGCATCTCCCATGgcaattttttaaactttgcactCCAAGCAGACAGATGCTCGAAGCCATAAAGTTCAGAATTTTCCCAGAGCTTGGAGTTGTTTGCATCTGGGGGTTTCATTTTTTCCATGTCCAGTTCCAAGGCTCCTTTTTAAAAGACTTAAATTAATTTCCCTGATCATAAATCTGGGCCCCAAGACTTGTCACTTGCATACAGTCAGTGATCAAGTAAGTTAGCCTTCAAAACATGGACAGTATTTGTGGGTGCAGGTATCCCAATATCAAGGGAGCAAGCCGTTAGCGTAGAAAGTCAGACTGTATACAGTGGGGTCACTTATACTGAAGCTGCTTTATAGGGCCTGAGCTTGAGCCATGGTGAGGGTTCTCAGGATCTTGCCCATAATTAAGTTCTAGACTGTTTCAGTGCTCTTGGTAGACTTTCACTCCTCTTGCAGTAAATGGACTTAACTCTATTTTTAGTGAAGTTTTATATCACCATGCTGTGACCAATACGGCATTTTCCTGTAATACCTTTGCAACTACTCTATTAAGTAGTTATGTATCATTGTGGCCCAGGAGTTGTATGTAATGCCATGGGGGAGGGTGACCACAGCTCCttcaggaactaagaacagtgaaGAGCAATTAAGCAAATTCACTTAAGCTGTAACATCTCCAGAGAAATACTGCCACCTGGAGAGGCTCACGTTTACTGGTTCAGATTGGGGTCTCCAGAGAGGAACAGACagagaaaggacttttggataaataactTGAGTTTAGGCTGACTGAGGGCCTGCTTTCTGATCTAGGAAccagacaggaccttctgtccaaggaggGCCTCAATCCTTCCTGGGAAGGATTGGAAGGACCCTACTGAGGCCCCATCAGACTGAGGGGTGACCTCTGGGAAGCTTTTAGCAAGTGTATAGGAACTTTTTCCCCCTCAGTAATTTTTTCATCTTaacaataaatgtgcttgcttataaagagctgtgtgatgCCAGCAGTCACAGGTTAAGCTGTTCATAGTCTTCGAAGAGAAAGAAAAGTGCAGACTCTGGCCTTtaaggcagtctggcttgctggggaaagCACAgcgtaggcagggaactgtgaagcctggaaaaaccccagtcaggagggagagagacctgaatctctgcccaggagaggtgatggctgaggggCTAGGAGCCTAAGTGGATGCCCTCAAGGGACCCTGGAGGGGGAGTACAGATGCAGTGCCTTGACACATGCTAATCCCTTTGGCAGTGCAGCAATTGTTACCCACCAAGCAGGTGTTCAGTTCTGCATTCTAAGGCGGAATGTTGTCTCTTCTCCACTCagctggaggaaggagagaaggaagcAGTCCTAGGAAGGGGAAGCACTAGgaggtagacagaatactggggtggatgaacctttggtctgacccagtatggccattcttatgttcttatgaattgtTGGTTTCCATTGTTTGCTGCAGCTACTCCCAgtgtggaaggaggaggagttggcCTTGAGAGGGCTGCTCCATCTTGagagtgaagacatagccttccAGAAGCCCCCAGCCACCATTCCTGGGGGTGGATGAGGGGATCAGAGATGGGTCTTTTGCCAGCAGGCCAGTCTATTGTAGTAAAACTTCCCTTATGATGAGGGAAGGAAATCCCAGTTTGCTATAAAAGGGTTCACTGAATGTATCCCCTGTCTTTGTGCATGTGGAATATATAGTATGTGTTTATAGCCTGATAACATAAGGGAGAATCCTGCAAACCATACCATGTAATAGGGTTTTTTCAATCTTTAATGCCTCTGATCCTCACACTGGTCTGGGAAGCGGCTCTGAAAGGAAACGCTAGCAGCTGGAGAAGAAAgcattccattaaaatcaattgaCTTCATTCTCTGAGCAAAGCtatatagatttattttatagtcGTGTGAACAGCGGAGAGTTTGGCAGTAGTATGCTCAGAAGTATGCACTGTCTTCCTGTTTGGCCCTCCCTATCAATTCTGAAAGACACCCAGCTCTTGTTGTTTATAAACAAAGCAGTGACTTGAAATATTTCTCCAATGGGCTTTAGAAGAACATGTTACATCTGAGGCCTTTGCATGACAGTGCAAGGAATAAGTAACCTCAACTAAATGGGTTATCATCAAGCACAGCAGACTTAAAGAACCAATGATACATTTGAGCAAACTTTAAGGAAAAACAACTTTATCAAAGCCTCATTAAACTGTCATGGTCCAGGCCTGCCATTATTTTTCCATCATTGCgtctttaaaacaaatgtttctatTGAAATGTAATCCTCTTCCTAGCAAACAAATACCGAGACCAGATTTTTCAGCTGATGTCAATCATTACAGTTCCACTGTAGCCAGGGGAGCAAACAAAGCTacactgattgacaccagctgaaacTCTGGCTCTGAGTGGAGAGGCCATTAAGGCAAAGCAACAGATATGAGAGCATTTCGGTTATGCAATCAGATGACAAGAGTCACCTAGGGTAACACAGTCCATTGCCAAAATAGATCACATGATCCTTAAAGTGGCTAAATCTGATTTTCTTAGGATTCAATGATCTTTTATACATCTACAGTTCCCAAAGAGCCCAGCCAATGGCCATATAAACAAACTATATTTTAATGAATGAGTTAGTAAATAATCAGCACTTTCTCCAAAATAAAGCTTCCCGGCGGgatttttcagaagcacctgGACTAaccactcccattgaaatcaatttacTTTAGGCCAGCtctgagttcttctgaaaatcccacccttatcCTTTATAGATCAGTCTACTTCTTTCTAATTCGCATGAGGATGTCCTATTATCAGAGGGCTCAACCCTGCCAATGTCACAGTAGTACTTTACTCTGCAAGTAGACTCAATTTTAAAAGTCAAAGTCAGGCAAAAAGAACTGGCCCTACTGTTTGGAACAACATGTTCATCAGCATGAAACTGATTCTGATCTCGATTACAGTGGATTCTGATTTCACTGAATGAAAGCTCAGTCCGTCTCTCCTGACTCCAAACTCCCAGAGTAaggggtgcaggattgggccatgaATTGGCAAGAGGAAAAGATTCGATTAGTTCATGGATAGCTTGATAGAATCAGCAATAATGGAAAGGGAATTGCAGGAAAAGTATCTACAGCAACAATTTAATGAGGCTTATGTAACCTACTTTATGGTTTGCAAAGTTGGAGTGTCGCACTGGTTCTTTATTAAATCACATAAGCCATCCTAATATGTTTCTGatgtaaaaaaatatatctataaaTCATGCCTTAGTAAGAACAATGCAGCTGCTATGGAGTTGGAAATAGCTTTTAGCCAATTAAAATGCAGCATAGATCTAACGTGCTCTAATGCATTACCAGGCCACGATGACTTTATTTGCAAATAGCTTatctatttgtgtatatatatataatgtatatatttgCAAATAGATAAACTATTTATATATATTCCTGATGCCAAACAGAATAACCTGGCCTACACGTCAGCAGTAGGAGCCCTGCTGTTACACAATCATGAACTGACACACGTACGGCAATTTATCCTTGCATCTCTTGTCAAACCACTTGCCAATGGCAACCCCTGACAAGGCTGCACAGTTCTCCAGTTTGCCGCCATCTGGCTGGGTGGTGATCTCAGTCTCCCAGTTCCGGTAGCGGATGCTGCTGCCTGTCATGTCCACCCATTTGCCCTCAGCTGCCAGGTCATTGATGCCGAGCCAGACATCTGCTTCTGACCCAATGCTCTTCCTCATGTACTCATATAGCGCGTCGTTTTCATCCCCGTTCTGGGGGGTGCTGAGGGTGCCGCCTTGGGAGATGCAGTCTTCGCTGGCCTCGTGATATGTCTTGGTGTCGGAAAATGCAAGGAAGCACTTGAGGTGAATTTTAGTGCCCTTCAAACACACTAAGAAATGACAAAAAGACAAAGTACAAACAGAAAAGAACATGTTGTAAAGACAGTGCCTGAGAGGGGTCATCAATAGCAAATGTTACAGTTGAATTCAAAATTTCATTCTGAAACCCTGTATAAGAATTGGGTAGTAGTGTATCACTGACAGCCCCCGGTGGTCAGCGGGTGGggtcgaacctgggacctctggagctaaatgcatgagtctctactgcatgagctaaaaaccacatggctcttagctaaggctgtagcagactcattaatctctagatcaggagttctcaaactgggggtcaggatccctcagggggtcatgaggttattacatgggggggtcatgagctgccAACCTCTATCCCAAActccacttcacctccagcatttataatggtgttaaatatataaaaagtgttcttaatttataagggggggggcacactcagaggcttgctatgtgaaagggatcaccagtacaaaagtttgagaaccactgctctagatggcCTAGGTACCATTAGAGGGTGCTACACCAAGTAGGCGTGGGTTACAGTAGCTCTTTAAATAATTTGGAAGccctgtaatgggccactctgtctcaggctgggtctacactacccgcctgaatcggcgggtagaaatcgacctctcggggatcgatttatcgcgttcccatcgggacgcgacagtcgatccccgaattgacgctcttactccaccagcggaggtgggagtaagcgccgtcaatgggaagccgcagaggtcgattttgccgccgtccctacagcggggtaagtcggctgcaatacgtcgaattcagctacgctattcgcgtagctgaatttgcgtatcttaaatcaacccccccccccgtagtgtagatgtaaccttaCACACAGTGCTGCTCTGACAGGGTATAGATGTCGCGAGGCCTTGTATGATTGTATATAATTAGTAAACATGGTTATGTGGAACCCGCTGTGTCCATGTGCCTTCCAAATTCGCATAGAAAGCAAGAACTCAAATCCCCATTTCCCTTTGTTTTAAGTTGCTCCTAAACTTTCCCAAACAAATTCCTCATGGGCTGAACTTTTTCATGCTTGCTCTCGACCCAACATTGCAGAGTTCTGGAAAACTTGTGCATATTTGATGCAGCTGTTTGAGTTATGCAAGCATAAAAGAGACTCCCTTTTTCACAGGTTTTGATCAGAAATGTTGCACATGCATAACTTAAGCTCTTCAGAAAAATTTCCTCCTTGCCCCATTGCTAAGAACTTTTAAGCTTTCTACTCTCTCACAATGATATAGTTGTTAGTAgaaattacacatttttaaagttttaagcaCTGAAAGCCTCTGGGCAccttataaaaaaaaccctaataggAGCCATATTTGAATattcaaactgtattttaaagTCCCATTGAACCTGGACTTGTGTCTGAAACCTAAATCTAACCCATATTCTTTTTCAAAGAAGATAATTAGATATGGGACAAAATTATCCTCTTTAATCCACACTGTGGGTCTCAAGTCTATTGCATGTTCTGCCAACGCACCTTCCACTGATGTCGGTGGCAGTTCTTCACATGATATTAGTGTGgaatacttagattgtaaacgctttggaacagggaccatcttttgctATGTGTCTATACACGGCCTAGCACACCAGGACTCTGATCCCTGATTTGGGTCCCTAGGCAataatgtattaaa
Proteins encoded in this window:
- the CLEC3B gene encoding tetranectin: MEFRGACLLLYLFCLVQVTVQQASTFKQKPASSKKDGVSLKMIEDLKALIDNISQEVALLKEKQALQTVCLKGTKIHLKCFLAFSDTKTYHEASEDCISQGGTLSTPQNGDENDALYEYMRKSIGSEADVWLGINDLAAEGKWVDMTGSSIRYRNWETEITTQPDGGKLENCAALSGVAIGKWFDKRCKDKLPYVCQFMIV